One window of the Prionailurus viverrinus isolate Anna unplaced genomic scaffold, UM_Priviv_1.0 scaffold_50, whole genome shotgun sequence genome contains the following:
- the S100A10 gene encoding protein S100-A10 has protein sequence MPSQMEHAMETMMFTFHKFAGDKGYLTKEDLRVLMEKEFPGFLENQKDPLAVDKIMKDLDQCRDGRVGFQSFFSLIAGLTIACNDYFVVHMKQKGKK, from the exons ATGCCGTCTCAAATGGAACACGCCATGGAAACGATGATGTTCACGTTCCACAAGTTTGCTGGGGACAAAGGCTACCTAACAAAGGAGGACCTGAGAGTACTCATGGAAAAGGAGTTCCCTGGATTTTTGGAA AATCAAAAAGACCCCCTGGCTGTGGACAAGATAATGAAGGACCTAGACCAGTGCCGGGACGGCAGAGTGGGTTTCCAGAGCTTCTTTTCGCTGATCGCTGGGCTCACCATCGCATGCAATGACTATTTTGTAGTTCACatgaagcagaaaggaaagaagtag